The proteins below are encoded in one region of Neisseria bacilliformis:
- a CDS encoding Maf family protein, protein MNLPIILGSSSVFRRQQLERLGLPFQTAAPDFDETPIPGETAAETALRLAVGKARLLADRFPAALIIGADQVVWCGGRQLGKPMSVANAQQMLTELSGQRIEFYSAICLLNSFSDGLQCHVDTTVVTMRQLSAEQISRYLAREPDALYCAGAAKSEGLGSVLLEKVESSDPNALIGLPLFRLIDFLQREGVSLI, encoded by the coding sequence ATGAATCTGCCGATTATCCTCGGCTCGAGTTCCGTTTTCCGCCGCCAGCAGCTCGAACGGCTGGGACTGCCTTTTCAGACGGCCGCGCCCGATTTTGACGAAACGCCCATTCCCGGGGAAACCGCCGCCGAAACCGCACTGCGGCTGGCGGTCGGCAAAGCCCGTTTGCTGGCCGACCGCTTCCCCGCCGCCCTGATTATCGGCGCGGATCAGGTAGTATGGTGCGGCGGCAGGCAGCTCGGCAAGCCGATGAGCGTGGCAAACGCACAACAGATGCTGACGGAATTGAGCGGACAACGCATCGAGTTTTACAGTGCAATCTGCCTGCTCAACAGTTTTTCAGACGGCCTGCAATGTCATGTGGACACAACGGTAGTAACCATGCGGCAACTGTCTGCGGAACAAATCAGCCGCTATCTGGCGCGCGAACCCGATGCGCTTTACTGCGCCGGAGCCGCCAAAAGCGAGGGATTAGGCTCGGTCTTGTTGGAAAAAGTGGAGAGCAGCGACCCAAACGCGCTGATTGGACTGCCGTTGTTCCGGCTGATTGATTTTTTGCAGCGCGAAGGCGTATCCCTTATTTAG
- a CDS encoding YceD family protein: MLEPDLIDPRTFAAQGCVLEGCLSPEEMDERVKSHEYLADKTKPLRISLRGGTDKLSRPFLDFSVHGGMTLVCQCCMQPLAFELDECARIVLFDDEVALDAAMAADDGLDGMLCPDVLSVRTLAEDQILMAMPYAPRHENCVIAEYADAGCGKPNPFAVLSGLKSNN, translated from the coding sequence ATGTTAGAGCCTGATTTGATTGACCCGCGAACGTTTGCGGCGCAGGGATGCGTGCTGGAAGGCTGTTTGTCTCCCGAGGAGATGGACGAGCGGGTAAAGTCGCATGAATATTTGGCAGACAAGACGAAGCCTTTGCGGATTTCGTTGCGCGGCGGAACAGACAAACTAAGCCGTCCGTTTCTTGATTTTTCCGTGCACGGCGGGATGACGCTGGTCTGCCAGTGCTGCATGCAGCCGCTGGCGTTTGAATTGGACGAATGCGCGCGCATTGTGTTGTTTGACGATGAGGTGGCATTGGATGCCGCCATGGCGGCGGATGACGGTTTGGACGGCATGCTTTGCCCCGATGTTTTGTCCGTGCGCACCTTGGCCGAAGATCAGATTCTGATGGCGATGCCTTACGCGCCGCGTCATGAAAACTGCGTGATTGCAGAATATGCGGATGCCGGTTGCGGCAAACCCAATCCGTTTGCGGTATTATCCGGGCTGAAAAGCAACAACTGA
- a CDS encoding phosphoribosyltransferase yields the protein MVKKIWYTYDDVHRVLKELAGKIQASGVRYDAMIAIGGGGFIPARILRCFLNIPIYAVSTAYYANDFGYETNSEIKKIQWLDPMPENLAGKNVLVVDEVDDSRVTLEFVLNELQKENFAEIGVAVLHEKIKEKAGKLPEGIRYFSGITVEDWWINYPWDAEDIAAHNLLAAGHGEAQPE from the coding sequence ATGGTTAAAAAAATTTGGTACACCTATGATGATGTTCATCGTGTTTTGAAAGAGTTGGCCGGAAAAATACAGGCAAGCGGCGTGCGCTATGACGCCATGATCGCCATCGGCGGCGGGGGCTTCATTCCGGCGCGCATTTTGCGCTGTTTTTTGAACATTCCGATTTACGCGGTCAGCACGGCTTATTACGCCAACGACTTTGGTTACGAAACCAACAGCGAAATTAAAAAAATACAGTGGCTTGATCCGATGCCGGAAAACCTGGCCGGCAAAAACGTGCTGGTGGTGGACGAAGTGGACGATTCGCGCGTAACGCTCGAATTCGTGCTGAACGAGCTGCAAAAGGAAAATTTCGCTGAAATCGGCGTTGCCGTGCTGCACGAAAAAATCAAGGAAAAGGCGGGCAAGCTGCCTGAAGGCATCCGTTATTTCAGCGGCATCACCGTCGAAGACTGGTGGATCAATTATCCGTGGGACGCGGAAGACATTGCCGCGCACAATCTCCTGGCTGCCGGACACGGTGAGGCGCAGCCCGAATGA
- the rpmF gene encoding 50S ribosomal protein L32 produces the protein MAVQQNKKSPSKRGMHRSHDALTAPALSVDSATGEVHRPHHVSPNGMYRGRKVMKAKGE, from the coding sequence ATGGCTGTTCAACAAAACAAAAAATCCCCCTCCAAACGCGGTATGCACCGCTCGCATGACGCCCTGACCGCGCCCGCCCTTTCCGTGGACAGTGCAACCGGTGAAGTGCACCGCCCGCACCATGTGTCGCCCAACGGCATGTACCGCGGCCGCAAAGTCATGAAAGCCAAAGGCGAATAA